DNA from Luteolibacter yonseiensis:
CGAGATCCCTGAGGAGATCTCCGGTCTCCGCATGACGCGCCAGCGCCAGGAGGTTTACCGCATCCTCATGCAGGAGCGGAACCACCCGACAGCGAACGACGTTTTCATGCGGGTCAAGGACCGCTTGCCAAACATCTCGCTTGCAACGGTTTACAACTGTCTCGAGGCGTTGGTCCAGCACGGCATCATCCGTCAGGTGAACTTCGAGCGCTCGTCATCCCGCTACTGCTCGAATCTTCAGGAGCACGGACACTTCCATGACAAGAGCACGGGAGTCATCCATGACGTCGTTTTCAAGCCCGGCATCAATCTCACCGATGTGCTCGACCTCCCGCCCGGAGCCCTCGTCGAGGACGTCGAAATCACGTTGCGTGGCAAGATCGCCACCGCCTGAACCTCTATTCCTTACCAATCTTTTCCAAAAAATGAGCCTGCAAATCACCAATCTCCACGCCACCCTCGAAGATGGCACTGAAATCCTCAAGGGGGTCAACCTGACCATCCCGAAAGGCGAAGTCCACGCCATCATGGGACCCAACGGATCCGGAAAATCCACCCTTTCCAAGGTCATTTCCGGTCACGAGAGCTACGTCGTCACCGGAGGTTCCGTGACCCAGGACGGTGAGGAGATTTTGGGCAAATCCATCGACGAGCGTTCGCGCGGCGGCATTTTCCTCGCCTTCCAATATCCGTCCGAGGTTCCCGGTGTCTCGAATGCGAACTTCATCCGCGCCGCGTTGCAGGCCCGCCTCCCGAAAGGCCAGGAGATCGACGCCGTCGCTTATTACAAGAATCTCTATTCGAAAATGGACCACCTTGAGATGGACCGGAAGTTCACCGCCCGTGCCGTGAACGAAGGCTTTTCCGGAGGCGAGAAAAAGCGCAACGAGATCCTCCAGATGATGATGCTCGAGCCCGAATACTGTATTCTCGATGAGACGGACTCCGGTCTCGATATCGACGCGCTCAAGATCGTCGCCAAAGGCGTGAATGCCATGCGCTCGCCGGAGCGCGGCATGCTTCTCATCACCCACTACCAGCGCCTTCTCGACTACATCAAGCCGGATTACGTCCACGTCATGGCGGAAGGAAGGATCGTCCGTTCCGGTGGCCCCGAGCTCGCTCTGGAACTGGAAAAAGACGGCTACGAATTCCTCAAGGAGCCCGCATTGGCCTGAGATTCCTAAATTTACGAACATCATGTCCTACGACACCACAGACGTTCTTGACCACGAAACCCGCGAGGCGATCGACATCGACCGCACGAAGGGTGACTTCACCTTCCCGGAGCGCAACAAATTCGACGCCGGGCGCGGACTGACCGCCGCGACCATCGACTACATTTCCGATGTCAAAAACGATCCGGACTGGGTGCGTGAATTCCGCCACAAGGCGCTGAAGACCTTCGAGGAAAAGCCGATGCCCACCAACTGGGCGACGAAGGATCTGGAAAACATCAACTTCGATGAGATCCGTTACTATCTTTCGGACGGAGAAAAGCCGAAGCGTTCGTGGGATGACGTCCCCGCGGATGTCTTGGAAACCTTCGAGCGTCTCGGCATCCCCCAGCAGGAGCGCGCGTTCCTCGCCGGCGTGGAGGCGCAGTTCGACTCGGAAGCCGCTTATTCGAACGTCAAGGAAGAGCTCACCAAACAAGGGGTGATCTTCGTGAATTCGACAGAAGGCCTGAAGGAGCATGAGGAAATCTTCCGCCCCTATTTCGGCAAGGTCATCCCTACCGGCGACAACAAGTTCTCCGCTTTGAACTCCGCCGTTTTCTCCGGTGGTTCGTTCATCTACATCCCGAAAGGACTCAAGCTCAAGCAACCGCTGCAGGCCTATTTCCGCATCAATTCGGAAAACTTCGGCCAGTTCGAGCGCACGCTCATCATCGCCGACGAAGGTGCGGAACTGATGTACATGGAAGGCTGCACCGCGCCGAAGTTCGAGACCGCCACGCTGCACTCCGCCGTTGTGGAACTCGTCGCGCTCAAGGGGGCGAAGATCCAGTACGTCACGGTTCAGAACTGGTCTTCAAATGTCTTCAACCTCGTCACCAAGCGCGGCCTGGCGATGGAGGATGCCGAAGTCCGCTGGATCGACTGTAACATCGGTTCACGCCTCACGATGAAATACCCGGGCGTGATCATGAAGGGCAAACGTGCCCGTGGTGAGGTCATTTCCATCGCCCTCGCGAACACCGGCCAGCATCAGGACACCGGCGCGAAGATGATCCACGCCGCCGATGACACGACCTCCAACGTCGTTTCCAAATCCATCTCCGTCGGGGAAGGACGCTCCACCTACCGTGGCCAGGTCCACATTCCGAAGCACCTCAAGGGCTGCAAAAACAACACCGAGTGCGACGCCCTGCTCATCAACAGCAACAGCCGCACCGACACCTACCCGGCCATCACGGTAAAAGGCAACCGCCACGCCACGCAGCACGAGGCGTCCGTCAGCCAGGTTTCGGATGACATGCTTTTCTACATGCAGCAGCGCGGCCTCAGCGAAGGACAGGCCATGTCCCTCGCGGTGAACGGATTCATCAACGACCTCGTCCGTGAGTTCCCGATGGAATACTCCGTCGAACTCAAGCGGCTCATCGATTTGGAAATGGAAGGCTCCGTCGGCTGATGCCATCCCAGAATCGACCAAATATTCCAGCTCCACTTTTCCCATGCCCGCCGTGCTCGAAAACATTTCCTCACTTCTCGAAACCGCTCCCGCAACACCGGCTTACCTGCCCGCCTGGTTCGCAACCCGCCAGCAGGCCGCCTGGCAGCGTTTCCTCGCCACTCCCGCTCCGAAGCGCGGGGACGAAACCTGGCGCTTCTCCAGCATCAAGCAGCTGGACTTCTCCAGCTTCCGGAAGGCGCCCGCCGCCGGAGTGAACGACCTCATCGCCCGCTCGACCGGACTCGAGGCTCCTGCTGCGAAACTCATTTTTGTGAATGACGAACTGGTGCACGTGGAGTCGCATCTTCCGGAGGGCGTCATCTGCCTCCCCCTTGCTGAAGCGCTCGTTTCCCACAGCGACCTCGTTCAGGCTCATTTCATGAAACAGGAGACGCGTCTCGGTTCCGCCAAGTTCGCCGCGCTGCATGAAGCCTCCCTCACGAACGGTCTCTTCGTTCATGTGTCGGACAAGACCGAGGTGGAAGGAACCATCGAGATCCACCACTGGATCGCGGGTGAGAACACCGTCATCTTCCCGCACACGCTTGTCGTCACCGGGAAGAGCTCGAAGGTCCGTGTCGTCGATATCTTCCGCTCCGCCGAGGACATCCAGCCGGGGCTCGCCATCGCTTTCAACGATCTCTGCGCCGGCCAGAACTCGAAGCTCGACTACGTCGCCATCCAGGCGTTCAACGAGGTCACCCGCGTCATCCAGATCAACGAGACCGCGACCTTCCGTGACGCGTCGGCCACCAGCCTCCTCCTCAACACCGGAGCTTCGTGGGCGCGCAACGAATCCCTTTCCCGCCTCGAAGGGCCGGGTTCGCGTTCGGACATGCTTTCCGTGAGCATTCCGGCCCACGAACAGGAATACGACCAGCGCACCTTCCAGCACCACGTCTCGGAAGGCGCCTATTCGGACCTGCTCTACAAGAATTCGCTCTACGATGAATCCCGTACCATTTTCTCCGGGCTCATCTTCGTGGACGAGGGAGCGCACCACACCGACGCCTACCAGACCTGCCGGAACCTGCTGATGAGCGACACCTGCGAGGCGAACTCCATGCCGGGCCTTGAGATCAATGCCGACCAGGTGAAGTGTTCGCACGGCAGCACCTCCTCGCAGATCAGCGATGAGGAGATCTTCTACCTCCGCGCCCGGGGCATCCCTCCGGTGAACGCCCGCCAGCTCATCGCCCGCGGATTTTCGGTGGATGTGCTGGAGCGTTTGAAAAACGACGAGATCGAGGAACTCGTCCTCAGGTTCATCGACGAGAAATTCGCCCACATCGCTTCGTTCGTCGCTTGAGCGAACTGGCGCGTGGACATCCGGGCGGTGTCTTCCTATGATTGCCGCCGTGAAACTCGTGACGGGCATCGCCTGCATCCTGGGCACCGCGTTGCCCGGGGCGGTCGATCCACGGGTTGAATTCGCGTTCGGCGTGCTGGAGGAACAGCGCGGAATGGATTCCGCGCCGGAGCATTTTGAAAAAGCCCGCCTGGCGGATCCCCTAGCCGTGCCCTTGGTGGAGCGTGGGGTAAGCCGGCGGCTCGAAGCGGGGGACCGGGCGGCGGCGGTGAAACTTTTCCGGGATCTCGCAACCGCCCGCCCGGACGACCTGGAGGTGCAACTGCTCTTTGCCGATTTCCTGACGCAGCAGGGGAAAGGGGACTCGCTCGCTACGAAACTTGCGACCGACGCTCTTGAAAACGCTCTGAAAAAGAACGCCGGGAATCCGCAGGTAATCCAGCGGCTCCACCCGATCTATCAGGCCGCGAACCGGACCGCGGATGCCGCCGCCCTGCTTGACCTGCTCACTCCCGACGATCCTGAATCCGCCTTGCTTTACGCCTCCCTCAGCCGGAGCGTGGTCGAGGGGGAGGAGGATGCCAGACGCGGGAAGCTTGACCGGCACTATCTCTCCGCCACCGCTGCTCATCCGGAGGACGCCACATTGGCCCGCGCGGCGTCGGAATATTTCCGTGAGAGCGGCAGGATGGACCTGGCCGTGTCATTGCTTGAGAAACATGTCGCTGCCGCACCCGCCTCTCTCGGCCTGCGGACCCGCCTGGGGGTGCTCTATTTCGCCGCGCAACAGGATGAAAAGGGGATCGCCACCTTGAAGGAGGTGCTGGAGATCAATCCGCAACAGTCGCTCGCCCACCAGGCGTTGGCGAAGTTCCACCGCTCGCACGGCAATCCGGAGCTCGCCCGTTACCATTCCAGCGAACTTCTCAAACTTCGCGGCGGATCGGCCGATGAATTCCTGAAACTCGGCGAAGAATGGCTTGCGGCGGACGATCCGAGAGCCGCCCGCCTTCTGTTAGAGCGCGCGGTCTTCCAATACCCGGATCATTTCGAACTGTTGCAAAAGCTCGCCATCGCAACCCGCCGCGATCCCGAGACCCGGGAAAATGCCGCGAGACTTTTCCGTGAAGCGGAGGCCGCGCAGCCTGAAACGGTGAAGAATGCCCCGGCTTTTCTTGTCGAGTCGGCGGAGACGCTCATCGCGCAAGGGCAGGGCAAGGCGGCGGAAGAGCGGCTGCGCACCGCGATCAAGGCCTACCCGCCGGATGCGAGGAAGGAGACCGCTTCGGCCCTGAGACGGCTGGCGGAGTTATGGGAAAAGGAAAACCGGAATCTGGACGCCGCGAAGTCCCTGCGCCAACGCGCCGACGGTCTTGACCCTTAGCATTCCGAGGCGTCCCGCTTGCCAAAAGTCTTGCACAAAGCGGGCTCCGACACTAACTCCACCGTCTTATGAGTTCCGAAACCTCCCTGATCCTCTTCAAGCCAGACGCCGTCCAAAAAAACCTCGTCGGCACCGTGCTCGCCCGTTTCCAAGAACAGGGCTTCGTCATCCGCGGTATCAAGATGATGCAGCTCAGCGATGAAATCCTCGCCGAGCACTACTCGCACATCGCCCATTTCCCGTTCTTCCCATCCGTGCGTGGTTTCATGCAGGAAGCTCCGGTCATCGCTCTCGCGCTCGAAGGTGAGAACGTCATCGCCCGCGTGCGTGACCTGCTGGGCCCCACCGACTCCACCGTCGCTCCCGCCGGCACGATCCGCGGCGACTTCGGCTTCAAGGACGGCGACTCGAAAATGCGCAACGTCTGTCACGCCTCCGATTCGGTCGAAGCCGCCGAAGCCGAACTGAAGCGTTTCTTCAAGGAAGGCGAACTCTTCAACTACTGAGAATCCGATGCTCGTCGAACGCGTCAAGTATGTCATCTGGGCGGCGGACTTGGCGCGGGCGGCGGCATTCTATCAGAAAACCTTCGGAGCGGAGATCATCCGCTCCAACAGCCATATCTCCGAGCTGGAAATCGCCGGTGCCGTCATCGGCATCCACGGCGGGGGAGAAGGAAAAAGAACGTGGACCGGCATCAGCCTGCAAGTGGCGAATGTGGTGGCAGGGGCCGCGGAAGTCGTGGCGAACGGCGGCGGCCTTGTCCGCGAGCCACAGGAAGAGGATGGTGAGGCGCCGCATCTGGCGATGTGCTTCGACACGGATGGCAATGAGTTCATGCTCATCCGCAAGCGCTAGAGAAGTCCTCTTGCGTATGTGGGGCCAGGCTCTAGGGTTTCGTCTTGAATATGGGGAATTCCCCGTAGGTTCGAATCACAGACGAAGACATGCTTGCTCCCGATCTTGAACATAACACGTGGCTTGGCTTTGCGGCGGTGATCGCATTTTACGTGGTGGGACTTCTCCACGTTCTCCACGCCCTGATGAACGTACGGACCTCCCAGGGAACCATCGCCTGGGTCATCTCCCTGCTGACCATCCCGTTCGTCGCACTGCCCATGTATTGGCTGTTGGGAAGGACACGCTTCTCCCGCAATATCGGCGGACGGCGGGAGAAGGACGGGCGGCTTGCCAAGCTGGCGGAGAAAATGCACCAGCGGTTGCGCCACTGCGAGGTGGACATTCCTGAGGACGACGCGTTCGAGCGCGCCGCGCAGGAACTCGGCGGACTGCCGTTCACGCGGGGGAACGATCTTGAGCTGTTGATCGACGGCGACGTGACGTTCGAGCGGATTTTCGAAACGATCCGGAGTGCGAGACGCTACCTGTGCGTGAATTTTTTCATCGTGAAAAACGACAAGCTCGGGACGCAGTTCCAGGAGGCCCTCATCGAGCGTGCGAAGGCGGGGGTGAAGGTCTATTTCCTGTTCGACGAGATCGGTTCCCACAAGCTGCCGAGGAAGTATCTGAAGGCGATGAAGGATGCGGGCATCGAATGCTGCTCTTTCGGGATCAACCGTTTCTGGTGGTCGCGGTTGCAGTTGAATTTCAGAAACCACCGGAAGATCGTGGTGTGCGACGGCACTTCGGCATTCATCGGTGGATTGAATGTCGGGGATGAGTATCTCGGCCGTGACCAGCGCTTCGGCGGATGGCGCGACACCCATATGAAAATGGAAGGGCCGGTGGTGCAGGCCGTGCAGATGGTTTTCCTCGAAGACTGGTTCTGGGCGACGAACCAGGTTCCGGACCTGCATTGGGAAACGAGGGCGGAGGCGGCGGACCAGATCGCGGCGATCATTCCCACCGGGCCCGCGGATCCGTTGGATTCCTGGCAGCTCATCGTCGCGGAAGCCGCGAACACCTCGCGGAAGAAATTGTGGATCGCCACGCCGTATTTCGTGCCGGACGAGGGGGTGCTCACCGCCTTGCAGGCGGCGGCGATCCGGGGGGTGGATGTCCGGATCCTGATGCCCGAGCGGGCGGATCACCTGCTGGTCTGGCTTTCCGCGTTCTCCTACTACGAACAGTCGATCCCTTTCGGGGTGAAGTTATACTGCTATCAGAAGGGATTCCTCCATCAGAAGGTGATGCTCATCGACAGACGTCTGGCGGCCGTGGGCACCGCGAATCTGGACAACCGGTCCTTCCGCCTGAATTTCGAGATCACGGGATTCTCCACCGACCGGAAATTTGTCAGCGAGGTGGAGTCGATGCTGGTGACGGATTTCACCCACTCGCGTAAGGCGGAGGTGGAGGACATCACGGGCAAGCCGTTCCTGTTCCGTGCGGCGTGCAGGGCGGCGAGGCTGCTCGCTCCGGTGCAGTGACGGTGTTTCCGCTCCATGAAAAAGCCCGCTCGTTCACACGAGCGGGCTCTTGAAAAAGTCTCAATGAATCACAGCTTGGCCATGGTGACCAGGTCGGGACGCTGGCGCACGATGTTCGCGAGCATCTTCTTGCAGTGGTCGTAGTTGGTGCGCTTGCTGAGAAGTTCGGCACTGCGGGTCATGGAACCCCACTGGACGACGGTCATCTCGACCGTGCGGGTGCCCCACTGGTTCATGATATCTTTGGAAGGTTTGTAGATATCGATGGTGCCGGTGCCGAGAAGCGCGGAGCCGTAATCGTCCACGACGTAGAGATAAGGCAGACCCTTGATGCGGAAGGTGGTGCCGACGGGGTAGAAGGACCAGTCGGCGGCGGCGCTGCGGACACGGTCGGTGTAGCGGAGCGTCGTGCCGGTGGCGTTCTTGTTGCCGTAGATGAGGTGGTCGTCCTCGCTGCAGGTGTAGGCGGTGGTGCGGACGATGCGGGTGCGGTCTGCAAACGCGTAAACCGGCATGGAGTGCTTGTCGCGGGGCTTGCCTGCCGCGGCTGCAACAGTGACGGAAGAGGCCGGGGCGATTGAGAAGCTTTCGCGGCCGCTACCGATGGATGACTTGGAGATGAGGTTGGGTCCCGTATTGCCGCAACTGGTGAAAAGCGCCGCCACGAGGGCGAGTGCGGTAAGGGAGAGGGATCGATAAATCATGCTTTGGGATGGGGATAATCTTCAGCTGGCGTCAACAAACGCGTGCCTCCCATAGCCGTCATCGACTCCTGGGGCAAACTGAAAAAGCCGTTTTTAGGAAAACTACATTGTAAAACCATTGATAATCAATGATCTGAATTGTGGATTTGGAACAAAAAAATCATGAAATTTTTGAAAGGCTCCGGGTTATCGGGTTCCAATGGGGAGCCAAACACGTGCGCCGGCGCTCCTTCCGGACGGTGCGCGGAAGAACCCTTCAAGCCCGCGGCGGCCTTCCAGATTGGCCACCGCACCCGCCGCCCGACTCCACCGCCAGCGGAATCCCGCGTCCCGCAGGCGCACGGAATCCACCCAGCGGCTTTTCAAAACGAGCTCGATCTCGGAACCCATCAGACGAGCGCCTATTTTCAACATCCATTCCGCCGCAGGCAGTCCCAGCGGCATGCCGACCACTTCACGAAACACGCGCATCCATTCACGATTCGTGGGAAAGTCCGGGGCGGTGAC
Protein-coding regions in this window:
- a CDS encoding 3D domain-containing protein — translated: MIYRSLSLTALALVAALFTSCGNTGPNLISKSSIGSGRESFSIAPASSVTVAAAAGKPRDKHSMPVYAFADRTRIVRTTAYTCSEDDHLIYGNKNATGTTLRYTDRVRSAAADWSFYPVGTTFRIKGLPYLYVVDDYGSALLGTGTIDIYKPSKDIMNQWGTRTVEMTVVQWGSMTRSAELLSKRTNYDHCKKMLANIVRQRPDLVTMAKL
- a CDS encoding VOC family protein; the encoded protein is MLVERVKYVIWAADLARAAAFYQKTFGAEIIRSNSHISELEIAGAVIGIHGGGEGKRTWTGISLQVANVVAGAAEVVANGGGLVREPQEEDGEAPHLAMCFDTDGNEFMLIRKR
- the sufB gene encoding Fe-S cluster assembly protein SufB gives rise to the protein MSYDTTDVLDHETREAIDIDRTKGDFTFPERNKFDAGRGLTAATIDYISDVKNDPDWVREFRHKALKTFEEKPMPTNWATKDLENINFDEIRYYLSDGEKPKRSWDDVPADVLETFERLGIPQQERAFLAGVEAQFDSEAAYSNVKEELTKQGVIFVNSTEGLKEHEEIFRPYFGKVIPTGDNKFSALNSAVFSGGSFIYIPKGLKLKQPLQAYFRINSENFGQFERTLIIADEGAELMYMEGCTAPKFETATLHSAVVELVALKGAKIQYVTVQNWSSNVFNLVTKRGLAMEDAEVRWIDCNIGSRLTMKYPGVIMKGKRARGEVISIALANTGQHQDTGAKMIHAADDTTSNVVSKSISVGEGRSTYRGQVHIPKHLKGCKNNTECDALLINSNSRTDTYPAITVKGNRHATQHEASVSQVSDDMLFYMQQRGLSEGQAMSLAVNGFINDLVREFPMEYSVELKRLIDLEMEGSVG
- the sufC gene encoding Fe-S cluster assembly ATPase SufC is translated as MSLQITNLHATLEDGTEILKGVNLTIPKGEVHAIMGPNGSGKSTLSKVISGHESYVVTGGSVTQDGEEILGKSIDERSRGGIFLAFQYPSEVPGVSNANFIRAALQARLPKGQEIDAVAYYKNLYSKMDHLEMDRKFTARAVNEGFSGGEKKRNEILQMMMLEPEYCILDETDSGLDIDALKIVAKGVNAMRSPERGMLLITHYQRLLDYIKPDYVHVMAEGRIVRSGGPELALELEKDGYEFLKEPALA
- a CDS encoding tetratricopeptide repeat protein, yielding MKLVTGIACILGTALPGAVDPRVEFAFGVLEEQRGMDSAPEHFEKARLADPLAVPLVERGVSRRLEAGDRAAAVKLFRDLATARPDDLEVQLLFADFLTQQGKGDSLATKLATDALENALKKNAGNPQVIQRLHPIYQAANRTADAAALLDLLTPDDPESALLYASLSRSVVEGEEDARRGKLDRHYLSATAAHPEDATLARAASEYFRESGRMDLAVSLLEKHVAAAPASLGLRTRLGVLYFAAQQDEKGIATLKEVLEINPQQSLAHQALAKFHRSHGNPELARYHSSELLKLRGGSADEFLKLGEEWLAADDPRAARLLLERAVFQYPDHFELLQKLAIATRRDPETRENAARLFREAEAAQPETVKNAPAFLVESAETLIAQGQGKAAEERLRTAIKAYPPDARKETASALRRLAELWEKENRNLDAAKSLRQRADGLDP
- the cls gene encoding cardiolipin synthase, with protein sequence MLAPDLEHNTWLGFAAVIAFYVVGLLHVLHALMNVRTSQGTIAWVISLLTIPFVALPMYWLLGRTRFSRNIGGRREKDGRLAKLAEKMHQRLRHCEVDIPEDDAFERAAQELGGLPFTRGNDLELLIDGDVTFERIFETIRSARRYLCVNFFIVKNDKLGTQFQEALIERAKAGVKVYFLFDEIGSHKLPRKYLKAMKDAGIECCSFGINRFWWSRLQLNFRNHRKIVVCDGTSAFIGGLNVGDEYLGRDQRFGGWRDTHMKMEGPVVQAVQMVFLEDWFWATNQVPDLHWETRAEAADQIAAIIPTGPADPLDSWQLIVAEAANTSRKKLWIATPYFVPDEGVLTALQAAAIRGVDVRILMPERADHLLVWLSAFSYYEQSIPFGVKLYCYQKGFLHQKVMLIDRRLAAVGTANLDNRSFRLNFEITGFSTDRKFVSEVESMLVTDFTHSRKAEVEDITGKPFLFRAACRAARLLAPVQ
- a CDS encoding nucleoside-diphosphate kinase is translated as MSSETSLILFKPDAVQKNLVGTVLARFQEQGFVIRGIKMMQLSDEILAEHYSHIAHFPFFPSVRGFMQEAPVIALALEGENVIARVRDLLGPTDSTVAPAGTIRGDFGFKDGDSKMRNVCHASDSVEAAEAELKRFFKEGELFNY
- a CDS encoding SufB/SufD family protein encodes the protein MPAVLENISSLLETAPATPAYLPAWFATRQQAAWQRFLATPAPKRGDETWRFSSIKQLDFSSFRKAPAAGVNDLIARSTGLEAPAAKLIFVNDELVHVESHLPEGVICLPLAEALVSHSDLVQAHFMKQETRLGSAKFAALHEASLTNGLFVHVSDKTEVEGTIEIHHWIAGENTVIFPHTLVVTGKSSKVRVVDIFRSAEDIQPGLAIAFNDLCAGQNSKLDYVAIQAFNEVTRVIQINETATFRDASATSLLLNTGASWARNESLSRLEGPGSRSDMLSVSIPAHEQEYDQRTFQHHVSEGAYSDLLYKNSLYDESRTIFSGLIFVDEGAHHTDAYQTCRNLLMSDTCEANSMPGLEINADQVKCSHGSTSSQISDEEIFYLRARGIPPVNARQLIARGFSVDVLERLKNDEIEELVLRFIDEKFAHIASFVA
- a CDS encoding Fur family transcriptional regulator; amino-acid sequence: MTRQRQEVYRILMQERNHPTANDVFMRVKDRLPNISLATVYNCLEALVQHGIIRQVNFERSSSRYCSNLQEHGHFHDKSTGVIHDVVFKPGINLTDVLDLPPGALVEDVEITLRGKIATA